The window CTAGGATTCTCCGCACGTCGAATTTGCTCACTCCCAGCATTAGGATTAAGACGTCTTCATGCGATTGCAACACCCAATTGACATCTATAAGAGAGAAGGTGATTGTGTCATCGACTGGATGCACACTTCCTTCTTTGAAGGTGTGTTGGAGCGAGCTAATCCATTCTTTTACAAAAGCCGCACGAAGTAACCTTCGCCTTTGTCGCCTAGTGCTATGCTTATCATCTATCGAGCCTCCGTGTATATAGTTAATGACAGCTATGGGAGTTACTGGAGATACAGGGGCTTGGATGGCTACTTCTGGCCTCTCTTTGCCTACTGGTTGTGCAAACTTACTGCTTAAGGTGCTCAGCTTTGATGAGTTTCTCCACCAAGTAATGCAGACTCTTGCATTGTTCAGTGGAGTAGTCATAATCCTTATGGTAAGACCACTTTCTGTTTCGGTCCTATCTAGTCGAATCTGTCTTGATTGGCTTCGATCATTTGGAGTCCGATAAGTCACATATTTGCGAGAGAAGTGTGGACCTGAGTTTTTTacatgcgtccccactcgatggcgagactcgcttttgtTTTAAcggtgaaaatttatttttggaaaagttggagtcgccagttattttat is drawn from Vitis riparia cultivar Riparia Gloire de Montpellier isolate 1030 chromosome 18, EGFV_Vit.rip_1.0, whole genome shotgun sequence and contains these coding sequences:
- the LOC117905568 gene encoding uncharacterized protein LOC117905568 codes for the protein MTTPLNNARVCITWWRNSSKLSTLSSKFAQPVGKERPEVAIQAPVSPVTPIAVINYIHGGSIDDKHSTRRQRRRLLRAAFVKEWISSLQHTFKEGSVHPVDDTITFSLIDVNWVLQSHEDVLILMLGVSKFDVRRILVDSGSSFDLLQMSTYRQMGYSPSNLENLGHLLSGFNGATTTSLGDVVLLVQAGPITLSVRFLVVDDLSPYNAIMGHE